The following are from one region of the Pseudodesulfovibrio piezophilus C1TLV30 genome:
- a CDS encoding methyltransferase family protein has translation MLGVQILLCLVSFAGVGSYWWYFAMEKRRRSLGFPSRHMPKYLKVFLTVSVVGVWFVMPFLPQPVLGDTSGVLVAPDLALAAKGRQFQAALGLPLALCGVCSYVVLMQRNAKATACDYASPAQLITNGAYGYVRHPVIVARFIGTSGIVLVTGATYTAILLPFLAMTLFATAYIEEKAVLEPSFGDIYERYRQDVPAFLAKPVVIVMLVIFTGLTFLSI, from the coding sequence ATGTTGGGTGTCCAGATTCTGTTGTGTTTGGTGAGTTTTGCTGGTGTCGGTTCCTACTGGTGGTATTTCGCCATGGAAAAAAGACGGCGTAGTCTGGGGTTTCCATCTCGTCACATGCCGAAATATCTGAAGGTGTTCCTGACAGTGAGTGTCGTTGGCGTCTGGTTTGTCATGCCGTTTCTTCCTCAACCGGTTCTTGGCGATACGAGTGGCGTGTTGGTGGCTCCAGACTTGGCGTTGGCAGCCAAGGGGCGTCAGTTTCAAGCGGCGTTGGGTCTCCCGCTGGCTCTTTGCGGAGTGTGTTCCTATGTCGTTTTGATGCAACGAAATGCCAAAGCCACCGCCTGTGATTATGCGAGTCCTGCGCAGCTTATTACCAACGGTGCGTATGGCTATGTTCGCCATCCCGTGATCGTCGCGCGTTTCATCGGTACGAGTGGTATTGTTCTGGTCACCGGGGCCACCTATACGGCAATTTTGTTGCCGTTTCTGGCAATGACTCTCTTCGCGACTGCATATATTGAAGAAAAAGCGGTACTTGAACCGAGTTTCGGGGATATTTACGAACGCTACCGCCAGGATGTTCCGGCTTTTTTGGCGAAACCTGTTGTGATCGTCATGCTTGTCATTTTCACAGGGCTCACTTTTCTTTCCATCTAA
- a CDS encoding helix-turn-helix transcriptional regulator — MRHRENGWDVVRGRKNGLSPGHTVSERLKPNRETWIPPGTVARSHQNSLGFPGVSLHIYDSQPNEKFQHCDFSIASDAIEFVLCTSGHVLVNASCSCYHPISGELQGGMEESSVHSGVSFSLSRGEGVVSCMQHMCGRALVEKGAPFQAVALRMDKDILPDLEQATQCPFLKKLRSLFLHSNEVLWEKISLPLSLQVTVHQVISKIPRGRLWDIYLACKKMELLYLLLRGFSSSSGEDVFQNHPVTQEEREAAKAVYRRISSDFTAVPSLRELARNAGINKGRLNAVFRIVYGKTVFEIMRDERLEYSKKLLEQGEKNMTEITYLCGFSSPSHFTKSFMKVFGITPKKYQIGYHR; from the coding sequence ATGCGGCATAGAGAGAATGGTTGGGATGTCGTGAGAGGGAGAAAAAACGGACTCTCCCCTGGGCATACGGTCAGTGAGCGGTTGAAACCAAATCGGGAAACGTGGATTCCTCCGGGGACCGTGGCCCGTTCGCATCAAAACAGTTTGGGATTTCCAGGCGTGTCTCTTCATATTTATGACAGCCAACCGAATGAAAAATTTCAGCATTGTGATTTTTCCATAGCCAGCGATGCCATTGAATTTGTCCTGTGCACATCTGGGCATGTGCTGGTGAATGCTTCCTGCTCTTGTTACCATCCTATCTCGGGTGAGCTTCAGGGGGGAATGGAAGAAAGCTCAGTGCATTCCGGCGTCTCGTTTTCTCTTTCCAGAGGAGAAGGTGTGGTTTCCTGCATGCAACATATGTGCGGGAGAGCGCTTGTCGAGAAAGGGGCCCCATTTCAAGCTGTCGCGTTGCGAATGGACAAGGATATATTGCCGGACCTTGAGCAGGCGACACAATGCCCTTTTCTCAAAAAATTACGGTCTCTTTTCCTGCATTCCAATGAAGTGTTGTGGGAGAAGATCTCTTTGCCGCTCTCCTTGCAAGTGACTGTGCATCAAGTGATTTCCAAAATACCTCGTGGGAGACTGTGGGACATATATTTGGCCTGCAAAAAAATGGAACTTCTGTATTTATTGCTCCGGGGGTTTTCTTCGTCTTCTGGGGAGGATGTGTTCCAGAACCATCCTGTCACCCAGGAGGAAAGGGAAGCGGCAAAAGCCGTGTACAGACGTATAAGTTCTGATTTCACGGCGGTGCCCAGCCTACGCGAACTTGCTCGGAATGCTGGAATAAACAAGGGGAGACTGAACGCTGTTTTCCGCATTGTATATGGTAAAACAGTTTTTGAAATCATGCGGGATGAACGACTGGAGTACAGTAAGAAACTGTTGGAACAGGGAGAGAAAAATATGACTGAAATAACTTATCTGTGCGGTTTTTCCAGCCCAAGCCACTTTACCAAATCGTTCATGAAGGTTTTTGGAATCACCCCGAAAAAATATCAGATTGGGTATCACCGTTAA
- a CDS encoding efflux RND transporter periplasmic adaptor subunit, with protein MSETPHVVSLFKRFLGKLRPMAGKRFLWIIPVVLVGGIVVITRVSGKEVEGVNVLETAYIEYGDVKKEILATGVVRPEEGAVVKLGTRFTGVISELYVKLGDAVTKGQLIAELDGREQEFICQQNRATIQKLKTQLMQQKMKYPLQIKEAAASLHEAEVEKKYAAQTYARNKKLAQSGHVAEEKLDDTIRTLRVAEQTVVARRSTKERLESEFQYEIPSLEDAVLEAEAALKQCTTRLSYAHLVSPMSGVVSEITARQGETVVAGLQVANLITIIDTERLELQILIDENDIGSVKQGAAVKYTVESYPEKEFSGQVALIHPGPELRDNIVYYRALVRVSPEDAHLLRPEMTARCYVSVVEKKHVLCVPNAAFKWVGDKHVVFVCEGDGVYPVQVTTGLDGLFVTEVVAGLEEGQQIATHLELPDVLPADWDAVL; from the coding sequence ATGTCTGAAACGCCCCATGTCGTTTCACTTTTCAAGCGGTTCCTGGGAAAGCTTCGTCCGATGGCAGGAAAGCGTTTTCTCTGGATTATTCCTGTCGTTCTTGTCGGTGGCATTGTCGTCATTACCCGTGTCAGTGGTAAAGAGGTGGAAGGGGTCAATGTACTGGAGACCGCATATATTGAATATGGTGATGTCAAAAAGGAAATACTGGCCACAGGCGTTGTCCGTCCTGAGGAAGGAGCTGTTGTCAAACTCGGGACTCGATTTACGGGCGTAATTTCCGAATTGTACGTGAAATTGGGTGATGCGGTCACCAAAGGACAGCTTATTGCCGAACTTGACGGACGCGAGCAGGAGTTCATTTGCCAGCAGAACAGGGCGACAATCCAGAAATTGAAAACGCAGCTCATGCAACAGAAGATGAAGTATCCTCTCCAGATAAAAGAAGCGGCGGCCAGCCTTCATGAAGCGGAAGTTGAAAAAAAATATGCAGCGCAGACCTATGCCCGAAACAAGAAACTGGCACAAAGCGGACACGTGGCCGAAGAAAAGCTGGACGACACCATCCGCACGCTTCGCGTCGCAGAGCAGACGGTTGTGGCGAGGCGCAGTACCAAAGAACGACTCGAAAGTGAATTTCAGTATGAGATACCTTCTCTTGAAGATGCTGTTCTTGAAGCGGAAGCGGCCCTGAAACAATGCACAACGCGTCTCTCATACGCACACCTTGTCAGTCCCATGTCTGGTGTGGTGAGTGAAATCACTGCGCGGCAAGGGGAAACTGTAGTGGCAGGATTGCAGGTGGCGAATCTCATTACCATCATAGACACAGAGAGGCTGGAGCTGCAGATCCTGATTGATGAAAACGATATCGGGTCTGTCAAACAAGGGGCTGCAGTGAAATACACTGTTGAGTCCTATCCGGAAAAGGAGTTTTCCGGACAGGTGGCTCTGATTCACCCCGGTCCCGAATTGCGGGATAATATTGTCTATTACAGAGCGCTCGTACGGGTATCGCCGGAAGATGCTCATTTGCTCAGACCGGAAATGACAGCTCGATGTTACGTGTCAGTCGTTGAGAAAAAACATGTGCTTTGTGTGCCGAATGCGGCATTCAAATGGGTTGGTGACAAGCATGTTGTTTTTGTCTGTGAGGGGGATGGGGTGTACCCCGTACAAGTCACAACTGGACTTGATGGCTTGTTCGTTACTGAAGTGGTCGCAGGTCTGGAAGAGGGACAGCAAATTGCCACACATTTGGAGTTGCCGGATGTCCTTCCAGCTGATTGGGATGCCGTGCTCTGA
- a CDS encoding ABC transporter ATP-binding protein gives MVQLVKMLAGPFLKRMMIGTGLRAVDGFLSLLPVVVLYHALLSVLFPETAAGWGALACGVSLLGIVLVRFGVHSASISVGHMTGFKILERLRLHYADRLRQLPVSWYSRRDLGEISGALLHDLSSVEPVFVEKIAATASVLAQVVGGVCCIALVDWRLALLAASGLVPGVLLMRWINGRLAARMPERIAATSDLVSRTVEFCHGISVIKLFSLKGKRAALYTDAAIRHRDVNLGLVKYVGTAAILYFTCLELGYAGLVGFGFPLNAGTAAGNLYFAHFVFAAVMCIRVYGPTHELVDLLGFMQQMAAAARRLKEVDDAPLLPRPVKTGSMPAESSVSFTNVSFAYESDTALSDVSFVVPAKSMTAIVGMSGAGKSTIASLLCRFWDVDSGSILIGGVDIRNMTEKDMWNQISVVFQRVSLFDDSIRENIRFARPSASDEEVSAAARAARCSEFIDMMPKGYDTLVGENGCNLSGGQRQRLSIARAILKDSPIIVLDEATASVDLDNERMIQEAIQNLVSGKTLLLIAHRLATVVAADQILVVEGGSILERGSHDTLVAADGRYARMWEQQTAARSIVSGHEEAPQAATA, from the coding sequence ATGGTTCAATTAGTCAAAATGCTCGCAGGTCCGTTTTTGAAGAGGATGATGATCGGGACAGGGCTTCGCGCTGTGGATGGTTTTCTTTCGCTTTTACCGGTTGTTGTCTTGTACCATGCACTCTTGTCAGTACTTTTCCCTGAGACTGCGGCCGGCTGGGGTGCGTTGGCTTGCGGTGTGAGTCTTTTGGGTATCGTGTTGGTGCGTTTCGGCGTTCATTCTGCATCCATCAGTGTGGGGCACATGACCGGGTTCAAGATTCTGGAACGGTTACGCCTGCACTATGCGGATCGTCTGCGCCAGCTTCCGGTGTCATGGTATTCCCGCAGGGATTTGGGTGAAATCAGTGGAGCTTTGTTGCATGATTTATCCAGCGTCGAGCCGGTTTTTGTGGAAAAGATAGCGGCGACAGCCAGTGTGCTTGCACAGGTTGTCGGTGGTGTCTGCTGCATTGCTCTTGTGGATTGGCGGCTTGCTTTGCTCGCAGCAAGCGGCCTTGTGCCCGGTGTTTTGCTCATGCGTTGGATCAATGGGCGTTTGGCGGCAAGAATGCCGGAACGCATTGCAGCAACCAGTGATCTCGTTTCCAGAACAGTGGAATTTTGCCATGGTATCAGTGTTATCAAATTATTCAGCCTCAAGGGAAAACGGGCGGCTTTATACACTGATGCCGCAATCAGGCATCGTGATGTCAACTTGGGGCTCGTGAAGTACGTCGGGACAGCGGCTATCCTGTATTTTACATGTCTCGAACTTGGTTATGCCGGGCTTGTGGGATTCGGATTTCCCCTGAACGCGGGGACTGCGGCTGGGAATTTATATTTTGCACATTTTGTTTTTGCGGCTGTCATGTGCATACGAGTGTACGGACCTACTCATGAACTCGTGGATCTGTTGGGGTTTATGCAGCAAATGGCGGCTGCGGCTCGACGGCTGAAAGAAGTGGACGACGCGCCGTTGCTCCCCCGACCTGTCAAGACTGGCTCCATGCCCGCGGAGAGTTCCGTTTCCTTTACAAATGTATCCTTTGCCTATGAATCTGATACTGCTTTGTCAGATGTGAGTTTTGTTGTCCCAGCCAAATCCATGACCGCCATCGTGGGCATGTCCGGCGCTGGTAAATCGACCATCGCCAGCCTGCTGTGCCGTTTCTGGGATGTTGATTCCGGTTCGATTCTCATTGGCGGGGTTGATATTCGAAATATGACAGAAAAAGACATGTGGAATCAGATCAGTGTGGTTTTCCAGCGCGTGTCACTTTTTGATGACAGCATCAGAGAGAATATTCGGTTTGCCAGACCTTCTGCATCAGATGAAGAAGTGTCTGCTGCTGCCCGGGCCGCCCGATGCAGTGAATTCATCGATATGATGCCGAAGGGCTACGATACTTTGGTGGGGGAAAATGGGTGTAATCTCTCCGGTGGTCAGCGGCAGCGTCTGTCTATTGCCCGTGCAATTCTCAAAGATTCTCCGATCATTGTGCTGGACGAGGCGACAGCTTCGGTTGATCTCGACAACGAGCGGATGATTCAGGAGGCAATTCAGAATCTGGTGTCAGGCAAGACTCTGCTGTTGATTGCACATCGTCTGGCAACGGTTGTTGCTGCGGATCAGATTCTTGTGGTCGAAGGTGGCAGCATACTCGAACGAGGCTCACACGATACATTGGTTGCCGCAGATGGCAGATATGCCCGCATGTGGGAGCAACAGACAGCGGCCCGTTCTATTGTTAGTGGGCACGAAGAGGCTCCGCAAGCGGCAACAGCCTAG
- a CDS encoding ABC transporter ATP-binding protein, giving the protein MANTMEERQSYLGQLRDLIRGLGFSDANKRRLIIACVASGIAALLGLTPSLVIAFIVDGFSTGTMAFSDSATQYTMGGIVLCALLSRLLLRTVAGGLAHTVAYETLYEIRTGLADHLATLPLGFFSSSTTGELKKMLVDDVEEFEGFIAHHLEDLSAALVMPFLVLAALVWVDYRMALATVVVVPLAIMIMSIASKDYMQETARYHSAQENLNSRIIEFVRNIHEIKAFSHTVSGLNNFMDAVREYQDVVETWAKRWALPRAGFIIAIENPILFTLPLGLWLYGRGSLSAGSLTLCVLLSMQFSPPIFKVLQQNDALLRVFEGYRRMKQVWDTAPLPVPERGEGHTAKLIAATGEGNDPQAQELTGHAFGSSTETGSKLNAGGDMVFSNVSFAYGTDGNVLHDVSFTVPHGTVTALVGFSGSGKSTLLRLVPRFWDVSSGSIQIGEKDIRSMSEPELMGQIGFMFQENILFNESLRENIRMGKLDAEDSQVEQLARQACCHDFIAAQPQGYDSVAGELGANLSGGERQRIALARTLLKDAPILLLDEATSAVDAFTEAEMNKALSGSLHGRTAIVVAHRLETIAGVDQIVVLDKGHVIDVGRHADLLHRCGMYRDLWQLSQHNSEWKPAQEVA; this is encoded by the coding sequence TTGGCTAACACTATGGAAGAGCGTCAAAGTTATTTGGGACAATTGAGAGATCTGATCCGTGGGCTTGGTTTTTCAGACGCCAATAAGCGAAGGCTCATTATTGCCTGTGTCGCCTCAGGGATTGCGGCTCTGCTGGGGCTGACCCCCAGTCTTGTCATTGCGTTTATCGTCGATGGATTCTCTACCGGAACCATGGCTTTTTCTGACAGTGCCACGCAATATACCATGGGTGGGATTGTGCTTTGCGCCTTGCTGTCACGGTTGCTGCTGCGGACTGTCGCCGGAGGACTTGCCCATACTGTTGCCTATGAAACCTTATATGAAATCAGAACAGGCCTTGCAGACCACTTGGCGACTCTTCCCCTCGGTTTTTTTTCCAGTTCCACCACCGGTGAGTTGAAAAAGATGCTCGTTGATGACGTGGAGGAATTTGAAGGGTTCATTGCTCATCATCTTGAGGATCTTTCTGCCGCATTGGTCATGCCCTTTCTTGTTCTGGCTGCACTTGTATGGGTAGACTATCGAATGGCACTTGCGACTGTGGTTGTCGTTCCGCTGGCCATCATGATCATGTCCATTGCCTCAAAGGATTATATGCAGGAAACCGCTCGCTATCATAGCGCGCAGGAAAACCTGAATAGTCGAATTATTGAGTTTGTACGTAATATCCACGAGATCAAGGCGTTTTCCCATACTGTCTCCGGGCTGAACAATTTCATGGATGCCGTGAGGGAGTATCAGGACGTTGTGGAAACCTGGGCAAAGCGTTGGGCGCTTCCCCGAGCCGGTTTCATTATTGCTATTGAAAATCCCATATTATTCACACTGCCACTTGGGTTGTGGCTTTATGGAAGAGGCTCTCTCTCGGCAGGAAGTTTGACCCTTTGTGTCCTTCTCTCCATGCAGTTCAGCCCTCCCATTTTTAAGGTGTTGCAACAAAATGACGCTTTGCTCCGTGTTTTTGAGGGCTATCGACGTATGAAGCAGGTGTGGGATACCGCCCCTCTGCCGGTTCCTGAGAGAGGTGAAGGCCATACCGCGAAACTCATTGCAGCGACAGGTGAAGGAAATGACCCGCAAGCACAGGAATTGACTGGTCATGCTTTTGGTAGTTCAACCGAAACCGGTTCGAAACTCAATGCCGGTGGAGATATGGTTTTTTCCAACGTGTCATTTGCTTACGGCACGGATGGAAATGTTCTTCATGACGTGAGTTTTACTGTCCCCCATGGAACGGTGACAGCGCTTGTTGGATTTTCCGGTTCGGGAAAAAGTACTTTGCTCCGTCTCGTCCCGCGTTTCTGGGATGTTTCCTCCGGCTCTATTCAAATTGGTGAGAAAGACATCCGCAGTATGTCAGAACCTGAGCTCATGGGGCAGATAGGCTTCATGTTCCAGGAAAACATATTATTTAATGAAAGCCTTCGTGAGAACATTCGTATGGGCAAGCTGGATGCCGAGGACTCTCAAGTCGAGCAACTCGCCCGGCAGGCGTGTTGCCATGACTTCATCGCCGCACAACCTCAGGGGTATGACAGCGTCGCTGGAGAACTTGGCGCGAATTTGTCTGGTGGTGAACGACAGAGGATTGCCCTGGCAAGGACGTTGCTCAAGGATGCTCCGATTCTCCTGCTTGATGAAGCGACCTCTGCTGTTGATGCTTTTACTGAAGCTGAAATGAATAAAGCGCTCTCCGGTAGCCTGCATGGTCGGACTGCCATTGTTGTGGCTCATCGTCTTGAAACCATTGCGGGAGTTGATCAGATTGTCGTGCTTGACAAGGGGCATGTCATCGATGTCGGAAGGCATGCTGATTTGTTGCATCGATGCGGTATGTACAGGGATTTATGGCAATTATCGCAGCACAATTCCGAATGGAAGCCCGCGCAGGAGGTGGCATAA
- a CDS encoding TonB-dependent receptor has product MSYCLATVLLLGLPGAGFAADPVSDTEVVEAASKDEEDAQNRKNVTLPDVVVTSQKLEQRLVEVPVSISYFDGQQIEDAQLEDVDELSRYTAGVFARSIGGADAHTIINIRGLVSGGSDFFSRPVGLFRDGVSINGGYEPMFFDMEDVEVLRGPQGTLYGPNTLAGAMVMRSKKPVFEKEVDFSAAYESYNTKRLSGMVNAPLSETAAVRIAGGYEHSDGFFKNDTRDEDGAGSESFSLRGQLALQPSDDFSVNLNLNGYRRHGDYSIYNTAQNFADDPWHTDQDDLGGVESEAFGQVLTMENDGDSIGLTSVTGHRDYSYEENSDVDFTSNDYLGSRFRLNNSQFSQELRLHTLDKDARLQWVSGVYGSYEKQRTRDVYSITNSYLVTVNPAFSGLGDVIRNQDTTVKVYNGAVFGQATYGLTDKIYVTGGLRYDQVYKDMEGDALNEGNAAVLSAFGLDATYNAEGKKAFSAILPKGVVEYRFTPDINVYASVTRGYKPGGFMTANVPLAEENFDSEYSWSYEIGSKTSLLDHRLDLSCALFYILMKDQQLIKLIPAGSVVDNAGESHSQGLEVEAKYRVTDGWDVFSALTLMEAEVDDAGDSSATYSGAETPYSPDVKFNLGVQHTVQSGVLEGLFIRAENTYVDSYYIDLDNTTLQDPVNMVSAKVGYEKENYSVYLYGKNLLNEEVMSTAFDNSSMMAGQTSVGPMLAPRSLGIMAQVSF; this is encoded by the coding sequence GTGTCTTATTGCCTCGCAACGGTGCTGTTGCTTGGCTTACCGGGGGCGGGCTTTGCAGCTGATCCGGTTTCCGACACCGAGGTGGTAGAAGCTGCGTCAAAGGATGAGGAAGACGCGCAGAACAGGAAAAATGTAACATTACCAGATGTTGTGGTGACTTCTCAGAAGCTCGAACAACGTTTGGTCGAGGTCCCGGTGAGTATCAGCTACTTCGATGGCCAGCAGATCGAAGATGCCCAGCTTGAAGATGTGGATGAGTTGTCTCGGTATACGGCAGGGGTGTTTGCCCGCAGTATTGGCGGAGCGGATGCTCATACCATTATCAACATTCGCGGCTTGGTGTCGGGAGGATCTGACTTTTTCAGTCGCCCGGTAGGCCTTTTTCGTGATGGTGTGAGTATCAACGGTGGATATGAACCAATGTTCTTCGATATGGAAGACGTAGAAGTTTTACGTGGCCCACAGGGGACTTTGTACGGACCCAATACCCTTGCTGGTGCTATGGTCATGCGTTCCAAAAAACCGGTATTCGAAAAGGAAGTTGATTTTTCAGCGGCTTATGAATCCTATAATACGAAGCGATTGAGCGGCATGGTGAATGCGCCTTTGTCGGAGACTGCGGCTGTCCGTATTGCCGGTGGGTATGAGCATTCAGATGGGTTTTTCAAGAATGATACCCGTGACGAGGATGGTGCCGGGTCTGAGAGCTTCAGCCTGCGCGGGCAGCTCGCACTTCAACCCTCCGATGACTTTTCCGTTAATTTGAATTTGAACGGGTATCGGAGACATGGTGACTACAGCATCTATAATACTGCTCAGAATTTTGCTGATGACCCGTGGCATACTGATCAGGATGATCTGGGTGGAGTGGAGTCGGAAGCATTCGGACAGGTTCTTACGATGGAAAATGATGGTGACAGCATTGGGCTGACATCGGTGACCGGGCATCGGGATTATTCCTATGAAGAGAACAGTGATGTGGATTTTACGTCGAACGATTATCTGGGCAGTCGTTTTCGATTGAACAACAGTCAGTTCTCCCAGGAGTTACGACTGCATACCTTGGATAAGGATGCTCGTTTGCAATGGGTCTCCGGCGTGTATGGTTCGTATGAGAAGCAGCGTACCCGCGATGTGTACTCCATTACCAATAGTTACCTGGTCACTGTAAACCCCGCTTTTTCCGGTCTTGGTGATGTTATCCGCAACCAGGATACAACGGTCAAGGTCTATAACGGAGCGGTCTTTGGTCAGGCCACGTATGGACTGACCGACAAAATCTATGTCACTGGCGGTCTCCGCTACGATCAAGTCTATAAGGATATGGAAGGGGACGCCTTGAATGAAGGGAACGCCGCAGTCCTGAGTGCGTTTGGACTTGATGCTACGTACAATGCGGAAGGGAAAAAAGCGTTCTCTGCAATTCTGCCCAAAGGTGTTGTTGAGTATCGTTTTACTCCGGACATCAATGTCTATGCCTCTGTTACACGAGGGTATAAACCCGGCGGGTTCATGACCGCGAATGTGCCCTTGGCAGAAGAGAACTTCGATTCCGAGTATTCATGGAGTTATGAAATTGGCTCCAAAACCAGTCTTCTCGATCATCGTCTCGATCTGAGTTGTGCTCTGTTTTATATTCTTATGAAGGATCAGCAGCTCATCAAGCTGATTCCCGCTGGTTCAGTCGTGGACAATGCCGGTGAATCTCATAGTCAGGGTCTTGAAGTCGAAGCAAAATACCGCGTGACCGACGGGTGGGACGTGTTCAGTGCATTGACGCTTATGGAAGCGGAGGTCGATGATGCGGGCGATAGCTCCGCAACCTACAGTGGCGCTGAGACTCCTTATTCTCCTGATGTCAAATTCAACCTCGGCGTACAGCATACGGTCCAGAGTGGCGTGCTTGAAGGGCTGTTCATACGAGCAGAAAATACCTACGTCGATTCCTACTATATCGATTTGGATAATACGACACTGCAAGATCCCGTGAATATGGTGAGTGCCAAAGTCGGGTATGAAAAAGAAAACTATAGCGTCTATTTGTATGGGAAAAACCTGTTGAATGAAGAGGTCATGTCCACTGCTTTCGACAACTCTTCGATGATGGCTGGGCAGACAAGCGTCGGACCGATGCTCGCTCCTCGTTCCTTGGGCATTATGGCTCAGGTTTCCTTCTAA
- a CDS encoding TetR/AcrR family transcriptional regulator, translating into MQLLEAAEECFATYGFCGAGMSLLSKTAKMSIGNIYGYFENKDAIVCALVEAQVQALQEGLQTLFEETDDVVEILQTQTRVQCQLKAGDKKIAIMFEIMAEMSRNPEVAKAMRLHDASVKAQLMTIAAEYRPHWSAETLDARIEMLMLAVSGIPLRLVMNPDLNIAGLVEEICTQIESLFAE; encoded by the coding sequence ATGCAACTTCTTGAAGCCGCAGAAGAATGTTTTGCGACATACGGGTTTTGCGGTGCCGGAATGTCATTGCTTTCGAAGACCGCGAAAATGAGTATCGGAAATATCTACGGGTATTTTGAAAACAAGGATGCGATTGTCTGCGCGCTAGTGGAAGCACAGGTACAGGCCCTTCAGGAGGGGTTGCAGACGCTCTTTGAAGAAACTGATGATGTTGTGGAAATACTTCAGACTCAAACGCGTGTGCAGTGTCAACTGAAAGCAGGTGACAAGAAGATTGCCATAATGTTCGAGATTATGGCTGAGATGAGCAGGAATCCTGAGGTGGCAAAAGCCATGCGTTTGCACGATGCTTCAGTCAAGGCACAGCTCATGACCATAGCTGCCGAGTATCGCCCTCATTGGTCAGCGGAGACATTAGATGCTCGTATTGAAATGCTTATGCTTGCCGTCTCCGGGATACCGCTCCGGCTCGTGATGAATCCAGATCTGAACATCGCGGGTCTGGTTGAAGAGATCTGTACGCAGATTGAATCCTTGTTTGCGGAATAA
- a CDS encoding 4'-phosphopantetheinyl transferase family protein, producing the protein MERVWNLERRRDGQFFIAESEIHLWQLDDIEAGWSSQSMLDGLSLDEQEKADLFGCPLSRNRYIQCRLWLRGVLAGYLGCERSEVPLVYSDGGKPFLSESKLDFTLSHSGNRALLGVSLEHELGVDIEKIAPVPEAALISGRWFSAEEHLSISLANDADMAFLQCWVRHEAVHKAIGQGLALPMDSIKIPCVQNEMGTVFHGGRKIQVQNVQVKGPYVAAIAWFHKDSQK; encoded by the coding sequence GTGGAGCGAGTCTGGAATTTGGAAAGGAGAAGGGACGGTCAGTTCTTCATTGCTGAAAGTGAGATTCATCTCTGGCAGTTGGACGACATTGAAGCTGGTTGGAGCAGTCAAAGCATGCTTGACGGATTGAGCCTAGATGAACAGGAAAAGGCTGACCTTTTCGGGTGTCCTCTCTCACGAAATCGATATATTCAATGTCGTCTGTGGCTAAGGGGGGTGCTGGCGGGGTATCTTGGGTGTGAAAGAAGTGAGGTTCCTTTGGTCTATTCGGATGGGGGGAAGCCCTTTCTGTCGGAGAGCAAGCTCGATTTTACCCTTTCCCATTCCGGGAATCGGGCATTGCTTGGCGTCAGCTTGGAGCATGAACTCGGCGTGGATATCGAAAAGATTGCTCCTGTCCCCGAGGCTGCATTGATAAGTGGCAGATGGTTCTCAGCCGAAGAGCATTTGAGCATAAGCTTGGCCAATGATGCAGATATGGCCTTTCTGCAATGCTGGGTCCGGCATGAGGCTGTTCATAAGGCAATAGGGCAAGGACTTGCACTGCCTATGGACAGTATAAAGATTCCGTGTGTGCAAAATGAAATGGGAACTGTCTTTCATGGAGGCAGAAAAATTCAAGTGCAAAACGTCCAAGTGAAAGGTCCTTATGTTGCTGCAATTGCTTGGTTTCATAAAGATTCACAAAAATGA